In a single window of the uncultured Dysgonomonas sp. genome:
- a CDS encoding nitroreductase family protein translates to MTDFQQLIISRRSTRKFTDEPLSPEQVETIMKAALMSPASKSANPWQFLLVEDKEMLDKLSYCKKSSSRLIAGCALAIVVLADPLTSDVWIEDSSIASIMIQLQAEDLGLGSCWVQIRQRHTMSDTPSDEYIRELFDIPLQLQVLSVIAIGHKAQERPPFDQEKLQWEKIHIGKFNIDQLAE, encoded by the coding sequence TTCAACAATTAATAATAAGCCGGCGCAGCACTCGTAAATTTACGGACGAGCCGCTTAGCCCGGAACAGGTGGAAACAATAATGAAGGCCGCATTAATGTCCCCTGCTTCCAAAAGTGCCAATCCGTGGCAATTCCTTTTGGTAGAAGATAAGGAAATGCTGGATAAACTGTCGTATTGCAAAAAATCGAGTAGCAGACTGATTGCCGGATGCGCTTTGGCTATTGTTGTATTAGCCGATCCTCTGACCAGTGATGTCTGGATAGAAGACTCTTCTATAGCATCCATTATGATACAGTTACAAGCCGAAGACTTAGGCTTGGGTAGCTGCTGGGTACAAATACGCCAACGACATACGATGAGCGACACTCCATCTGATGAATATATCAGGGAACTATTCGATATCCCGTTACAACTTCAGGTCTTATCTGTAATAGCAATAGGACACAAAGCTCAGGAGCGTCCGCCATTCGATCAGGAAAAACTGCAATGGGAGAAGATACATATCGGTAAATTTAATATAGACCAATTAGCCGAATAA